ATTGGTAACCTTGACGTCGCCGGTGGCAATCGCTTCGAATTCGGGCAGGGGTTTATTGACAACGATCGCCATGTGAACTTCAATCTCCGGACGGTTTCTGATAGGCTGCTTGGCACATCTGTAGCGCACGGGTTTTCCCACGCCGCGCAAGCTACGCCGCGTTGAAGCCGTCGGCAACAGTTACCAGCCGCTATTTTATCCGATTGCGCGGTCGCTGTCCTGTTCGACCAGAATGGCCGCCACCACGCGCCGCCCTTCTCCTGCCAGTATGTTGTACGTCCTGCAGGCTGCCGCGGTATCCATCGTTTCCAGTCCAATGCGTGCCTCGACCAGCGCACGAATCCACGGCGGTCGCGGAAATCGCATCCGCTCACCGCTGCCGAAGATCACCAGTTCAGGCTTGAGCGACGCCAGCTGGTCAAAGTGGCCGGCGTCCAGCGCCTCGAACCGGTCGGCGTGCCAGTCGCGCCGCTCGCCCGTGGTGCCGTCCAGGATGAGGCTATGGCGGATGCGCTCACCCCCCACGGCGACCCAACCGGGGCCATAGCCGGTGATGGCGGAACCAAAGACGTCAGGCTGAAATTTCATGCGGAACCCGTGAAGCGCAGCACCGGCGCAGTGCATGGCGAATGTGTTCCAATTCTAGGTTTTCCTGGCGAGCCATTGCCTTCCAAGGTGTTTCCATGAAGCCGATCCCCAAGTCCGACAAGTTGGCCCACGTTCTGTACGACGTTCGCGGACCGATCGTGGACGCGGCCAAGCAAATGGAAGACGAAGGCCAGAAGATCATCAAGCTGAACATCGGCAACATGGCGCCGTTTGGCTTCGATCCGCCCGAAGAAGTCACGCAGGACATGATCCGCAACCTGCCGGATTCGGCGGGTTACTCGGACAGCAAAGGCATCTTCGCCGCGCGCAAGGCGGTGATGCACTACACGCAGCAGCAGGGCATCGCTGGCGTGACGCTGGACGATATCTACCTGGGCAACGGCGCCAGCGAACTGATCCAGATGGCGACCAACGCCTTGCTCAATGATGGTGACGAGCTGCTGGTGCCCGCCCCCGACTACCCCTTGTGGACGGCCGTGTCCAGCCTGGCGGGTGGCAACCCCGTGCACTACCTGTGCGACGAGGCCAATGGCTGGCTGCCTGACCTGGCGGACACGCGCGCCAAGATCACGCCGCGCACGCGGGCGATTGTGGTCATCAACCCCAACAACCCCACCGGCGTGCTGTACCCGAATGAGGTGCTGCTGGGCATCATCGCCATCGCGCGCGAGCACGGCCTGGTCTTGCTGGTGGACGAGGTGTACGACAAGGTGCTGTACGACGACGTGAAGCACACCGCCATGGCCAGCCTGTCGACAGACGTGCTCACGCTCACCTTCAACTCGCTGTCCAAGGCGTACCGTTCTTGCGGTTTTCGCGCCGGGTGGATGGTGGTGTCAGGCCCCAAGGCCGATGCGCGCGACTACATCGAAGGCCTGAACATGCTGGCCAACCTGAAGCTGGGCTCCAACGTGCCCGGCCAATGGGCGATTCAGACGGCGCTGGGCGGCTACCAGAGCATCAACGATCTGGTTAAGGAGGGCGGGCGCCTGCGCCGGCAGCGCGATCTGGCGTACGAGCTGATCACCGCGATTCCCGGCGTCACCTGCGTCAAGCCGCACGCGGCGCTGTACATGTTCCCGCGGCTCGACCCGAACATGTATCCCATCGCCGACGACCGCCAGTTCTTCATGGAAGTGCTGCGCGCCACGCGCGTGATGCTGGTGCAGGGCTCGGGCTTCAACTACCCCGACCACCAGCACTTTCGCATCGTCTTCCTGCCCCATGAGGGCGACCTGCGCGAGGCGATCAGCCGCCTGGCGAAGTTCCTTGAGCAGTACCGCGCGCGCCACGCCAAGGCGGCCGCCGTGGTTGATATTGCTACCAAAAAAGAAGCTGCCCGCGCTTGATGGGCGGGCGCTAGAAGCATTTTTTGAATAGAACCTTAGAAGCCATGAAACCGATTCAAGTGGGCCTGTTGGGCATCGGCACCGTGGGCAGCGGCACGTACAACGTGCTGACCCGCAACCAGGAAGAAATCCAGCGCCGCGCTGGCCGCGGCATTGAAGTGACGATGGTCGCCGACCTGGATACCGAGCGCGCCCGCCAGGTGGTGGGCCCGCAGGTCAAGGTCGTGGCCGATGCCCGCGAGGTGATTGCCAACCCCGACATCGACGTGGTGGTCGAGCTGATCGGCGGCTACGGCGTGGCCAAGACGCTGGTGCTGGAGGCCATTGCCGCCGGCAAGCACGTGGTGACGGCCAACAAGGCGCTGCTGGCCGTGCACGGCAGCGAGATCTTCAAGGCGGCGGACGACAAGGGCGTGATCGTGGCGTTTGAAGCCGCGGTGGCCGGCGGCATCCCCATCATCAAGGCGCTGCGCGAAGGGCTGACGGCCAACCGCATCCAGTGGATCGCCGGCATCATCAACGGCACCACCAACTTCATCCTGTCCGAGATGCGCGAGCGTGGCCTGGACTTCGACGTCGTCCTCAAAGAAGCGCAGCGCCTGGGCTACGCCGAGGCCGACCCCACCTTCGACATCGAAGGTGTGGACGCCGCGCACAAGGCCACGCTGATGAGCGCCATCGCCTTCGGCATTCCGGTGCAGTTCGACAAGGCGTACGTGGAAGGCATCACCAAGCTGGCCGCCACCGACATCAAATACGCCGAGCAGCTGGGCTACCGCATCAAGCTGCTGGGCATCACCAAGCGCCGCGAAGGCGAGGGCGTGGAGCTGCGCGTGCACCCCACGCTGGTGCCCGCCAAGCGGCTGATCGCCAACGTCGAAGGCCCGATGAACGCGGTGGTTGTGAACGGCGACGCCGTGGGCACCACGCTGTACTACGGCAAGGGCGCGGGCAGCGAGCCGACGGCCAGCGCGGTGATTGCCGACCTGGTCGACGTCACCCGACTGGCCACCAGCGAGGCGCATCACCGCGTGCCGCACCTGGCCTTCCGCCAGGGGCAGATGCACGACATGGGCGTGCTGCCGATGGACGACGTGGTCACCGGCTATTACCTGCGCCTGCGCGTGGCCGACGAGGCCGGCGTGCTGGCGCGCGTGGCCACCACGCTGGCCGACGCCGGCATCAGCGTAGACGCGCTGCTGCAGCGCGAAGCCGACGAAGTGGGCGGCGAAGGCAGCACGCAAACCGACCTGATCATCCTCACGCACGACGCGCGCGAAGGCGCAATGAACGCGGCGCAGGCCAAGCTGCAGGCGCTGCCGAGCGTGCTGGCGCCGATCGTGCGCATCCGCAAGGAAGAGCTGAACTGAGGCCGCGCCATGCGCGGGCAGCGGGTGTGACATGAGCTATTGCGCGTTCGTCAACGAGCTGCCCGCCGACACAGCCGACCCCAACAAGGCTTACCACGATCACGCCTACGGCTTTCCGATCGAGGACGACAACGCCTTGTTCGGGCGCCTGCTGCTGGAGATCAACCAGGCCGGCCTGAGCTGGACGCTGATGCTCAAGAAGCAGGCCGCCTTCGAGGCCGCCTACGACGGCTTCGACATCGCCCGCGTGGCCGCCTACAGCGACGCAGACCGCGAACGGCTGCTGGCCGACGCGGGCATCGTGCGCAACCGCCTGAAGGTGAACGCCGCCATCCACAACGCGCAGCAGATTCAGGCGCTGCAGGCCAGCCATGGCAGCTTCAAGCGCTGGCTGGACGCGCACCACCCGCTATCGAAAGAAGAGTGGGTGAAGCTGTTCAAGCGCCACTTCAAGTTTGTGGGTGGCGAGATCGTCAATGAATTTCTGATGAGCACCGGCTACCTGCCCGGCGCCCATCGCCCGGACTGCCCCGTGTACGCGCGGGTGAGCGCCGCGCAGCCGCCCTGGTTGCGCAGCCCCAACGGAGTGATTGCCAGATGAACTACCTTTCCACCCGTGGTGACGCCACGCCCCGCCGTTTCTGCGACATCCTGCTGGAAGGCCTGGCGCCCGACGGCGGACTGTACCTGCCCGAGCACTACCCGCAGGTCGACGCCACCACGCTGGCGCACTGGCGCAACCTGTACGCGCAGCACGGCTACGCCACGCTGGCGTTCGAAATCCTCAGCCTCTACATCGACGACATTCCCGCCGCCGACCTGAAGGCGATCTGCGAGAAAACCTACACGCCCGAAGTGTTCGGTACGCTGGAAATCGTGCCGCTGAAATCGCTGCAGCCGGGCCTGTACCTGGAGGCGCTGTCCAACGGCCCCACGCTGGCCTTCAAGGACATGGCCATGCAGCTGCTGGGCAACCTGTTCGAATACGAGCTGGCGCGGCGCGGCGAGCAGCTCAACATCCTGGGCGCCACCAGCGGCGACACCGGCAGCGCGGCCGAATACGCCATGCGCAGCAAGCAGGGCATTCGCGTGTTCATGCTCAGCCCGCACGGCCGCATGAGTGCCTTCCAGCAGGCGCAGATGTTCAGCCTGCCTGACGAGAACATCCACAACATCGCCATCGAAGGCGTGTTTGACGACTGCCAGGACATCGTCAAGGCCACCAGCAACGACCTGGCGTTCAAGCGCAAGTACAAGATCGGCACCGTCAACTCGATCAACTGGGCGCGCCTGCTGGCGCAGGTGGTCTATTACTTTGCTGGCTACTTTCAGGCCACCCGAAGCAATGAAGAGCAAGTCAGCTTCACCGTGCCCAGCGGCAACTTCGGCAACGTATGCGCGGGCCACGTGGCGCGCATGATGGGCCTGCCCATCCGGCAATTGGTGGTGGCCACCAATGAGAACGACGTGCTCGACGAGTTCTTTCGCACCGGCGTGTACCGCGTGCGCGGCAGTGCCGACACGCACGAAACCAGCAGCCCGTCGATGGACATCAGCAAGGCCAGCAACTTCGAGCGCTTCGTGTTCGACCTGGTGGGCCGCGATGGCGCCCGCACCAAGGCGCTGTTTGAGCAAGGTGTCGGCCAGCAGGGCTACTTTGACCTGAGCGGCGACCCCGTCTTTGCCCAGGCGCGCGAACGCTTCGGTTTCGTCAGCGGCAAGAGCGTGCACGCCGACCGCCTGGCCACCATCCGCGACGTTTACGAAAAGTTCGGCGTGATGATCGACACCCACACCGCCGACGGCGTGAAGGTGGCGCGCGAACACCTGAAGGCGGGCGAGCCGATGATCGTGCTGGAAACCGCGCTGCCCATCAAGTTTGCGGTGACCATCGTCGAAGCCTTGGGGCGCGAGCCGGATCGGCCGGCCAAGTTCGAAGGCATCGAGGCGCTGCCGCGGCGCGTGCGCGTGATGGCCGCCGACGCCGAGGCTGTCAAGCGCTTTGTGGCCACCGCTTGTGAATAAAACAGCCCGCCAGCGCTGGTGGGTAGTGCGCTGGCAGCTATCAAAATCAGAGTATCCAGGGGGAATGCGTTGAAGGTGATCGGCTTTGCCGGTTATTCCGGCTCGGGCAAAACCACGTTGCTGGAGCGCCTGATCCCCGAGTTGAAGCAGCGCGGGCTGCGGGTGTCCGTGGTCAAGCACGCGCACCACAACTTCGACGTGGACCACCCCGGCAAAGACAGCTGGCGCCACCGGCAGGCCGGCGCGTTCGAGGTGGTGATCGCCTCCGACCGCCGCCTGGCGCTGATGCGCGAATTCGAGGTGCCCACGCAGCTGAACGTCCACCAGATGATCGCTGAGCTGCACGACGGCGTGGACTGGGTGCTGGTGGAGGGCTTCAAGTTCAGCGACCTGCACAAGATCGAGGTGTGGCGCCCGTCGGCTGGCAAGCCCGTGCAGTACCCCGATGACGTTTTCATCACCGCCATCGCCACGGACGCCCCGCAGGCGCTGCCCGCAGCCACCTTGCGGCCCGTGCTGGATGTGAACGACCCCGCCGCCATCGCCCAGTGGCTGCTCGACAATGGCCATCGGTTTGACTACGACCCCACGCTGCACCCCGCAGACTGAAACGATGCCCGACACCTCCCACGCCCGCCCCCGCCCGCCCCTGATGCCGCTGGATGAAGCGCTGACGCGCATGCTGGCGCAGGCCACGCCCTTGGCGCGCACCGAGCTGGTCAGCACCTTCGATGCCGACGGCCGCGTGCTGGCGCAAGACGTGGTGGCCGAGCTGCAGGTGCCGCCCAACGACAACTCTGCCATGGACGGCTACGCCGTGCGCGCCGCCGACGTGATGGCAGCGGGCGTGGAGCTGCCCGTGTCGCAGCGCATTGCCGCCGGTCACGCGGGCGCCCCGCTGGCGGCGGGCACGGCGGCGCGCATCTTCACCGGCGCGCCCATGCCGCCCGGCGCAAACACCGTGGTCATGCAGGAAGACACCACCGCGTTGGACGAGGGCGCGCGGGTGCGCATCCACCAGGTGCCGCAGCGCGGCGAATGGGTGCGCGGCAGCGGTGAAGACGTGCGCAAGGGCAGCACGGTGCTTCAAAAAGGCGAGCGGCTGGCACCGGCTGGTGTTGGGCTGGCGGCCGGAATCGGCATGGACAAGCTCTTGGTCGCGGCGCGCCCGCGCGTGGCCTTGCTGTCCACCGGTGACGAGCTGGTCATGCCCGGCGCGGTGCCGCCAGCGGCCATGAAGCCGGGCACCATCTACAACAGCAACCGCTTCTTCCTGCGCGCCTTGTTGCTGCGCCTGGGCTGCGAGGTGACCGACCTGGGCATCGTGCCAGACAGCCGCGCCGCCACCCTGGCCGCGCTGCAGGCTGCCGCGGCAGGCCACGACCTGATCCTGACCAGCGGCGGCGTTTCGGTGGGCGAGGAAGACCATGTCAAGCCCGCCGTGCAGCAGCTGGGCCAGCTGGATCTGTGGCAGATCGCCATGAAGCCCGGCAAGCCGCTGGCGTACGGCACCATCGGCGTGCTTGCGCCGTCATCTTCTGCCGGCGCGGCCGGTGCCGCCGGTGCGGTCTGCCACTTCATCGGCTTGCCGGGCAACCCGGTGTCCAGCTTCGTCACGTTCTTGCTGCTGGTGCGCCCCTTCCTGCTGCGCTTGCAGGGCGCGGTGGCCGTGGCGCCGCCCGTGATGGAGCTGCGCGCCGACTTCGCCACCACGCGGCCCGACAAGCGCCGCGAATTCCTGCGCGCGCGCCGCAACGCGCAGGGCGGGGTGGATTTGTTTGGCAACCAGAGCTCGGGTGTGCTCACATCCATGCACTGGGCCGACGGCTTGGTCGATGTGCCTGCGGGCCACACCATTGCGCGCGGCGACTATGTGCGCTTCATTTCGCTTCAGGAGTTGATGGCATGACGGCCGCCACGCGCACGCTCAAGCTGCGGTACTTTGCCTCGCTGCGCGAGGCGCTGGGCACAGACCGCGAATCCGTAACCACCGCCGCCGACACGGTGGGCGCCCTGCGCCAGCAGCTCATCGCGCGCAGCGATGCCCATGCCGACGCCCTGGCGCTGGGCAAGGCGGTGCGCGCTGCCGTCAATCAGGTGATGGCCAACGACACGCACGCCCTGGCCGATGGGGACGAGGTGGCCTTCTTCCCGCCGGTCACCGGCGGCTGATTGGTCGGCGGCGGCTGCGCCTCAGCGCAGCCACTTGTCGTCGATGGCCTTGAGCGCGCCGCGCTTGTCCAGCAAGTCCCAGGTGAAGTTCATCACGCGCAGGTAGTCGGCGTCTTCGGCCGGTAGCATGAAGCCCAGCCAGTTGGTGGGCGTGAGCGGCGCGTCGATGAAAGCCGCCGTCAGGCGCGGGTCGGCCTTGCTGTAGTGCAGCGCCTCATAGGTTTCGGTGATCATCACGTCGCCTTTCCCGCTGGCGATGAGGGCGGGAATCTCGGCGTTCTTCTCGTGCGTGCTGACCTGGGCGGCCTTCAGGTTTTGCAGCACGAAAGCCTCGTTGGTGCCGCCGGGGTTCTTGATCACGCGCACGCCGGGCTGGTTCAGGTCTTGCACGGTCTTGAACTTGGCCTTGTCCTCGGTGCGCACCAGCGCCACTTTGCCGAACGGCGCATAGCCCGGCAGCATGGCGGCGTAGCGCAGGCGCGGCACGTTGCGCGTGATGCCGCCCACGGCCACGTCGAAACGGTTGGCCTGCAAATCCTTCAGCAGATTGGGCCAGGTGGTGGGCACGTATTCGATCTTCACGCCCAGCTCTTTGGCCATGGCTTCGATGGTGTCGATGTCGTGGCCTTGGTAGCCAGCGTCGGTCTTGATGGCAAACGGCCGGTAGTCGCCCGGCGTGCCCACGCGCAGCACCTTGGTGTCCAGGATCTGGTTCAGGCGCTCGCCCGCCCAGGCAGGGGCCGCTGCGGCCAGCGAGAAGGCGAGTGCTGAAACAAGGTGCTTGAGGTAACGCATGGTGCCAATCCTGATTGCAAGTGGGAAAGCGCCCAAGCTTATCGCGCGGCGCGAGCGTGGTCGTCCAGGCGGCAAGCTGGCCGGCCCGGCGCGTCGCTACGCCGCCGCGCCCGGCAACGCGGGTGCTCGCCAGCCCAGCAACTCTGCCAGGCGCAGCACGATCCAGTCCGCTTGCCCATCAGGAAAACCAGCTTCGGGCGCCGCCAGCCCGGCGTGGATGCCCAGCAGGATGTCGCCCTCCGAAGGGGCGCCCGCGCCGTGGTACAGCAGCTGCGCCTGCTCGACCAGGTGGTTGGCCAGGTCTTCGCACAGCTCGTAGCGGGCAGCCAGCTCAGCGGGTGTGCCGCGCAGGCGCCCGCGCGCGTCGGTGTACAGGGCAATGAACGAGGGCGGGATAAAAATCTGGCTGTCGGCAGACACGGGGGTGGGCGTTACGGTTGGCGGTGGATGCCAGAGAATAGCGGCATGAGCGTGAACGTGGTTTCCATCCAGACCCAGGACTTTGACGTGTCGGCCGAGCTGGCCGCGCTGCGCGCCGGCGACGCGCGCGTGGGCGCGGTGTGCAGCTTCATCG
This genomic interval from Ottowia oryzae contains the following:
- a CDS encoding Mth938-like domain-containing protein, with amino-acid sequence MKFQPDVFGSAITGYGPGWVAVGGERIRHSLILDGTTGERRDWHADRFEALDAGHFDQLASLKPELVIFGSGERMRFPRPPWIRALVEARIGLETMDTAAACRTYNILAGEGRRVVAAILVEQDSDRAIG
- a CDS encoding pyridoxal phosphate-dependent aminotransferase produces the protein MKPIPKSDKLAHVLYDVRGPIVDAAKQMEDEGQKIIKLNIGNMAPFGFDPPEEVTQDMIRNLPDSAGYSDSKGIFAARKAVMHYTQQQGIAGVTLDDIYLGNGASELIQMATNALLNDGDELLVPAPDYPLWTAVSSLAGGNPVHYLCDEANGWLPDLADTRAKITPRTRAIVVINPNNPTGVLYPNEVLLGIIAIAREHGLVLLVDEVYDKVLYDDVKHTAMASLSTDVLTLTFNSLSKAYRSCGFRAGWMVVSGPKADARDYIEGLNMLANLKLGSNVPGQWAIQTALGGYQSINDLVKEGGRLRRQRDLAYELITAIPGVTCVKPHAALYMFPRLDPNMYPIADDRQFFMEVLRATRVMLVQGSGFNYPDHQHFRIVFLPHEGDLREAISRLAKFLEQYRARHAKAAAVVDIATKKEAARA
- a CDS encoding homoserine dehydrogenase, encoding MKPIQVGLLGIGTVGSGTYNVLTRNQEEIQRRAGRGIEVTMVADLDTERARQVVGPQVKVVADAREVIANPDIDVVVELIGGYGVAKTLVLEAIAAGKHVVTANKALLAVHGSEIFKAADDKGVIVAFEAAVAGGIPIIKALREGLTANRIQWIAGIINGTTNFILSEMRERGLDFDVVLKEAQRLGYAEADPTFDIEGVDAAHKATLMSAIAFGIPVQFDKAYVEGITKLAATDIKYAEQLGYRIKLLGITKRREGEGVELRVHPTLVPAKRLIANVEGPMNAVVVNGDAVGTTLYYGKGAGSEPTASAVIADLVDVTRLATSEAHHRVPHLAFRQGQMHDMGVLPMDDVVTGYYLRLRVADEAGVLARVATTLADAGISVDALLQREADEVGGEGSTQTDLIILTHDAREGAMNAAQAKLQALPSVLAPIVRIRKEELN
- a CDS encoding DNA-3-methyladenine glycosylase I, whose product is MSYCAFVNELPADTADPNKAYHDHAYGFPIEDDNALFGRLLLEINQAGLSWTLMLKKQAAFEAAYDGFDIARVAAYSDADRERLLADAGIVRNRLKVNAAIHNAQQIQALQASHGSFKRWLDAHHPLSKEEWVKLFKRHFKFVGGEIVNEFLMSTGYLPGAHRPDCPVYARVSAAQPPWLRSPNGVIAR
- the thrC gene encoding threonine synthase, with the protein product MNYLSTRGDATPRRFCDILLEGLAPDGGLYLPEHYPQVDATTLAHWRNLYAQHGYATLAFEILSLYIDDIPAADLKAICEKTYTPEVFGTLEIVPLKSLQPGLYLEALSNGPTLAFKDMAMQLLGNLFEYELARRGEQLNILGATSGDTGSAAEYAMRSKQGIRVFMLSPHGRMSAFQQAQMFSLPDENIHNIAIEGVFDDCQDIVKATSNDLAFKRKYKIGTVNSINWARLLAQVVYYFAGYFQATRSNEEQVSFTVPSGNFGNVCAGHVARMMGLPIRQLVVATNENDVLDEFFRTGVYRVRGSADTHETSSPSMDISKASNFERFVFDLVGRDGARTKALFEQGVGQQGYFDLSGDPVFAQARERFGFVSGKSVHADRLATIRDVYEKFGVMIDTHTADGVKVAREHLKAGEPMIVLETALPIKFAVTIVEALGREPDRPAKFEGIEALPRRVRVMAADAEAVKRFVATACE
- the mobB gene encoding molybdopterin-guanine dinucleotide biosynthesis protein B, producing the protein MKVIGFAGYSGSGKTTLLERLIPELKQRGLRVSVVKHAHHNFDVDHPGKDSWRHRQAGAFEVVIASDRRLALMREFEVPTQLNVHQMIAELHDGVDWVLVEGFKFSDLHKIEVWRPSAGKPVQYPDDVFITAIATDAPQALPAATLRPVLDVNDPAAIAQWLLDNGHRFDYDPTLHPAD
- the glp gene encoding gephyrin-like molybdotransferase Glp, which translates into the protein MPDTSHARPRPPLMPLDEALTRMLAQATPLARTELVSTFDADGRVLAQDVVAELQVPPNDNSAMDGYAVRAADVMAAGVELPVSQRIAAGHAGAPLAAGTAARIFTGAPMPPGANTVVMQEDTTALDEGARVRIHQVPQRGEWVRGSGEDVRKGSTVLQKGERLAPAGVGLAAGIGMDKLLVAARPRVALLSTGDELVMPGAVPPAAMKPGTIYNSNRFFLRALLLRLGCEVTDLGIVPDSRAATLAALQAAAAGHDLILTSGGVSVGEEDHVKPAVQQLGQLDLWQIAMKPGKPLAYGTIGVLAPSSSAGAAGAAGAVCHFIGLPGNPVSSFVTFLLLVRPFLLRLQGAVAVAPPVMELRADFATTRPDKRREFLRARRNAQGGVDLFGNQSSGVLTSMHWADGLVDVPAGHTIARGDYVRFISLQELMA
- the moaD gene encoding molybdopterin converting factor subunit 1, with amino-acid sequence MTAATRTLKLRYFASLREALGTDRESVTTAADTVGALRQQLIARSDAHADALALGKAVRAAVNQVMANDTHALADGDEVAFFPPVTGG
- a CDS encoding transporter substrate-binding domain-containing protein; its protein translation is MRYLKHLVSALAFSLAAAAPAWAGERLNQILDTKVLRVGTPGDYRPFAIKTDAGYQGHDIDTIEAMAKELGVKIEYVPTTWPNLLKDLQANRFDVAVGGITRNVPRLRYAAMLPGYAPFGKVALVRTEDKAKFKTVQDLNQPGVRVIKNPGGTNEAFVLQNLKAAQVSTHEKNAEIPALIASGKGDVMITETYEALHYSKADPRLTAAFIDAPLTPTNWLGFMLPAEDADYLRVMNFTWDLLDKRGALKAIDDKWLR